One segment of Rhodopirellula baltica SH 1 DNA contains the following:
- a CDS encoding ABC transporter ATP-binding protein: MNAVQESSVQDAVVVENLSQRFGRTEALNDVSLKIPQGTVFGLLGLNGAGKTTLLRHLLGLHQPRVGKVRVLGCNPITDREKVMRRIGYLSEEDSLPTWMRVRDLTQFCEAIYPAWDRAYAAELCEWFELAPDTKLRSLSKGGRARAGLIAAIAHKPDLLVLDEPGSGLDPIARDDILQAIIRTVSLEGRTVIFSSHLLDEVSRVCDQVAIMHQGKLIESMPMMAVDERYEEWILRSRDETITTQHARRDCPVEAGLGWHQEDGEWSLLVPRQSDLSPAALPPDWQWIESRHVTLKRLFEAHVRAPRQSTMAGDPSGQTPGRAAATMESLS; encoded by the coding sequence ATGAACGCTGTTCAAGAGTCGTCGGTGCAAGATGCCGTGGTGGTTGAGAATCTGAGTCAACGATTTGGCCGGACGGAAGCACTCAACGATGTTTCGCTGAAGATCCCGCAGGGAACCGTGTTTGGGTTGTTGGGGCTCAATGGCGCCGGCAAGACCACTTTGCTGCGTCACTTGTTGGGGTTGCATCAACCGCGAGTCGGCAAGGTCCGCGTGCTGGGATGCAACCCGATCACCGATCGCGAAAAAGTGATGCGGCGAATTGGGTACCTTTCTGAAGAAGACAGCTTGCCGACTTGGATGCGAGTTCGTGATCTGACCCAGTTTTGCGAAGCGATTTATCCGGCTTGGGATCGAGCGTACGCGGCGGAGCTGTGTGAATGGTTTGAGTTGGCACCGGATACCAAGCTTCGATCGCTCTCCAAGGGCGGTCGAGCACGAGCGGGTTTGATTGCCGCGATCGCTCACAAGCCGGATCTGTTGGTTTTGGATGAACCCGGCAGCGGGCTGGACCCGATCGCTCGCGATGACATTTTGCAAGCGATCATTCGAACGGTCAGCTTGGAAGGCCGGACCGTGATCTTCAGCAGCCACTTGCTCGACGAGGTCAGTCGGGTGTGTGATCAGGTCGCGATCATGCATCAGGGCAAACTGATTGAATCCATGCCGATGATGGCGGTCGACGAACGCTACGAAGAATGGATCTTGCGATCGCGTGACGAGACGATCACGACACAACACGCTCGGAGAGATTGTCCGGTGGAAGCAGGTTTGGGCTGGCATCAGGAAGACGGTGAATGGTCGCTGTTGGTGCCTCGGCAATCGGATTTGTCGCCGGCCGCGTTGCCGCCGGATTGGCAATGGATTGAAAGCCGTCATGTGACGCTGAAGCGTTTGTTCGAAGCTCACGTGCGAGCCCCGCGGCAGTCAACGATGGCTGGGGATCCTTCAGGCCAAACGCCAGGTCGTGCGGCTGCCACGATGGAGTCGTTGTCATGA
- a CDS encoding GntR family transcriptional regulator, which produces MKIHLSDDGVPLYQQVVQQIRHRILSGQLSGGDEMPAIRTLAEQLRVNPNTIARAYRELEQAGLVEKRRTRGTFVSSSPTSMSAKGKREAIEPAIDQLLVLSQGLGVDAKELSQWILRRDEELQRKRGETS; this is translated from the coding sequence GTGAAGATTCATTTATCCGACGACGGCGTGCCGCTTTACCAACAGGTGGTCCAGCAGATTCGACATCGAATTCTGTCGGGGCAGCTTTCTGGTGGAGACGAGATGCCCGCCATTCGAACGTTGGCGGAGCAATTGCGCGTCAATCCGAACACCATCGCGCGAGCTTATCGCGAACTCGAACAAGCGGGCTTGGTCGAGAAACGTCGCACCCGAGGCACGTTTGTCTCGTCATCGCCAACGTCGATGTCCGCGAAAGGAAAGCGGGAGGCGATCGAGCCCGCGATCGATCAATTGCTCGTGCTCTCGCAAGGGCTGGGCGTGGATGCCAAAGAATTGTCGCAATGGATTCTCCGTCGCGATGAAGAGTTGCAACGCAAACGGGGAGAAACGTCATGA
- a CDS encoding RNA polymerase sigma factor has protein sequence MSNSIPFSKRVFQCVDHMVVHGGDAVAGLIDLTSTRMVRFATTITRNQHDAEDAVQTVLVKVAERPRLVRDADQPWNYLLRMVRNESLLITRRKSRWSLVDNLTDLLTVRRVDELEQEETVREVWRALRKLPTEQSEVIVLKIWEQMTFLEIADVLEITPGTSASRYRYGMQKMTQLLRGDVESEVPTHG, from the coding sequence ATGAGCAATTCCATCCCCTTTTCGAAACGCGTTTTTCAGTGCGTCGACCACATGGTGGTTCACGGCGGAGACGCGGTCGCTGGCCTGATCGACCTGACGTCGACTCGGATGGTGCGGTTTGCCACGACAATCACGCGGAACCAGCACGACGCCGAAGACGCGGTGCAAACGGTGCTGGTGAAAGTCGCTGAGCGGCCACGATTGGTTCGCGATGCCGATCAACCGTGGAATTACTTGCTGCGAATGGTCCGCAACGAATCGCTCCTGATCACGCGACGCAAATCTCGCTGGAGCTTGGTCGACAACCTGACGGACCTGCTGACCGTTCGGCGAGTCGATGAACTGGAACAAGAAGAAACGGTCCGAGAGGTTTGGCGAGCCCTTCGCAAATTGCCCACCGAACAGAGCGAAGTGATCGTGCTGAAAATCTGGGAACAAATGACGTTCCTCGAAATCGCTGACGTCCTGGAGATCACTCCTGGCACATCAGCCAGTCGTTATCGCTATGGGATGCAAAAGATGACGCAGCTCTTACGCGGCGACGTCGAATCGGAGGTGCCCACGCATGGCTGA